The Candidatus Schekmanbacteria bacterium genome contains a region encoding:
- the gmd gene encoding GDP-mannose 4,6-dehydratase — MAKKALITGITGQDGAYLSKLLLEKGYEVYGAFRRTSDLHLERLKYLGIDSEIRYFPLELLEFTNIYRTLEKIQPDEVYNLGAQSFVALSFEEPIFTSDVTAIGVLRVLEAIRAVNPKIKFYQASSSEMFGKVQAIPQNEKTPFYPRSPYAVSKLFGHHITVNYRESYGIFACSGILFNHESPLRGYEFVTRKLTYGIARIKCGLQDKIIIGNMEAKRDWGYAPEYVEAMWKMLQHDTADDYVIATGETHSVREFVEHAFRHIGIDIEWKGSGVEEKGIDKKTGKVVLEVSSEFFRPAEVQLLIGDASKAKRILGWEPKTKFSDLVKIMVESDIERVMNNKRY; from the coding sequence ATGGCCAAAAAAGCATTAATTACAGGAATAACAGGACAGGATGGAGCCTATCTTTCGAAACTCCTGCTTGAAAAGGGATATGAAGTCTACGGCGCATTTAGGCGCACTTCGGACCTTCATCTCGAACGGTTGAAATATCTTGGAATAGATTCTGAAATTCGTTATTTTCCTTTGGAACTTTTAGAATTCACGAATATATACAGGACGCTTGAAAAAATTCAACCTGACGAAGTCTATAATCTTGGTGCTCAAAGTTTTGTAGCTCTCTCATTTGAAGAACCAATCTTCACATCAGATGTTACAGCGATTGGTGTATTGAGAGTGCTTGAAGCAATAAGGGCTGTAAATCCAAAAATAAAATTTTACCAAGCATCTTCAAGCGAGATGTTTGGAAAAGTGCAGGCAATACCTCAAAATGAAAAAACCCCATTTTATCCAAGAAGCCCTTATGCAGTTTCAAAGCTCTTTGGTCATCATATAACAGTCAATTATCGCGAATCTTACGGCATCTTTGCCTGCTCTGGAATTCTTTTCAATCATGAATCTCCTCTTAGGGGTTATGAATTTGTTACAAGGAAGTTGACTTATGGCATTGCGAGAATAAAGTGCGGACTGCAAGATAAAATCATTATAGGAAATATGGAAGCTAAGAGGGATTGGGGCTATGCGCCGGAATATGTTGAAGCTATGTGGAAGATGCTTCAGCATGATACTGCTGATGACTATGTTATTGCAACAGGGGAAACCCATTCTGTCAGAGAATTTGTTGAACATGCATTTAGACACATTGGGATTGATATCGAATGGAAGGGAAGCGGTGTTGAAGAAAAGGGTATTGATAAGAAAACTGGCAAAGTAGTTCTTGAAGTTTCCTCAGAATTTTTCAGACCTGCTGAAGTTCAACTTCTCATCGGAGATGCATCGAAGGCAAAGAGAATATTGGGATGGGAGCCAAAAACTAAGTTCAGTGACCTCGTAAAAATTATGGTAGAAAGCGATATAGAAAGAGTAATGAACAATAAGAGATATTGA
- the galT gene encoding galactose-1-phosphate uridylyltransferase: MPEFRQNVATKDWVIIATERAKRPHDFTKKKELIEIPPFSKNCPFCPGNEEKTPPTLYEVKKGSQWQVRVIPNKFAALSKEGKFKRIGNFPFHSMTGIGVHEVVIETPIHNLSPALLPIDDFKTLLKVYRERYINIFSSRPRTELIIIFKNHGESAGTSLDHPHSQIVATPIIPLHIKYRVDEALRFFDSTGDCVFCYMMQRELESGERIVAKNESFVVFVPFAASSPFETWIMPLRHSACYGAINDNEIENLAEIFSSFLKKLYFGLDNPDYNYMIKSAPSDRRNNEHYHWYIKIIPRLTKTAGFEMGSGMYINSTIPEECAEHLRNVKIE; encoded by the coding sequence TTGCCTGAATTTCGACAAAATGTTGCTACAAAAGATTGGGTAATTATTGCAACGGAAAGGGCAAAGCGTCCCCATGATTTTACGAAGAAGAAAGAATTGATAGAAATCCCACCTTTTAGTAAAAATTGTCCTTTTTGTCCCGGAAATGAAGAAAAGACCCCTCCAACATTATATGAAGTTAAAAAAGGCAGTCAATGGCAGGTAAGAGTCATTCCAAACAAGTTTGCTGCATTATCAAAGGAAGGAAAATTTAAGAGGATAGGAAATTTCCCCTTTCATTCTATGACGGGAATTGGTGTCCATGAAGTTGTAATCGAAACACCAATACACAACTTATCACCGGCCTTGCTGCCAATCGATGATTTTAAAACCTTGCTTAAAGTTTATAGAGAAAGGTATATAAACATATTTTCCTCTCGTCCAAGAACAGAACTGATAATAATATTTAAAAATCATGGAGAATCAGCTGGCACATCCCTTGACCATCCTCACTCTCAAATAGTTGCAACGCCAATCATACCTCTTCACATAAAATATCGTGTAGATGAAGCTTTGAGATTTTTTGACTCAACAGGAGACTGTGTTTTCTGTTATATGATGCAGAGAGAACTTGAATCAGGGGAGCGCATTGTTGCCAAGAATGAAAGCTTTGTAGTCTTTGTCCCCTTTGCAGCAAGTTCTCCTTTCGAAACATGGATTATGCCTTTGAGACATTCGGCGTGTTATGGTGCAATAAATGATAATGAAATAGAAAATCTTGCTGAAATTTTTAGTTCCTTTCTTAAGAAGCTCTATTTTGGGCTCGATAATCCTGACTACAATTATATGATAAAGTCAGCGCCTTCAGACAGAAGAAATAATGAGCATTATCATTGGTATATAAAAATTATTCCACGCCTTACCAAAACTGCCGGCTTCGAAATGGGGTCTGGTATGTATATCAATTCGACAATTCCCGAAGAATGCGCAGAGCATCTGCGAAATGTGAAAATCGAGTAA